One window of Robiginitalea biformata HTCC2501 genomic DNA carries:
- the hutG gene encoding formimidoylglutamase, with translation MNALYHLCEPALYTGRESTSRAYLHENVRALDLRGSLARTEERIPALFGYACDEGVRRNLGRPGAAEGPRALRKGLGKYPWQVGAPGHLADAGDIRLEDDNLEGAQAAYAEGVSKLLEVGYLPMGIGGGHDIAFAHYKGIRNHLGPGKHLGIVNFDAHFDLRSPGDAPHSGSPFFQVARTCQQEGLDFHYACIGVRRDANPQVLWDRAREFSVCTIERESLTPDQLSGHCRTLRKFLKPLDAVYLTIDLDGFSSAYAPGVSAASPMGYAPMEIAPLLDVVLNSGKLIGLDIAELNPAHDQDGQTVALAGSLVHRILHFPGLF, from the coding sequence ATGAATGCACTGTACCACCTGTGTGAGCCTGCCCTTTACACCGGACGCGAATCGACGAGCCGGGCCTACCTGCACGAAAATGTGCGCGCCCTGGACCTCCGGGGCTCCCTGGCCCGTACGGAAGAACGCATCCCGGCCCTGTTTGGCTACGCCTGCGATGAAGGGGTCCGTCGCAACCTCGGGCGCCCCGGGGCTGCCGAGGGACCGCGGGCCTTGCGGAAAGGCCTGGGAAAATACCCCTGGCAGGTAGGGGCGCCCGGGCATTTGGCCGACGCCGGGGACATCCGCCTGGAAGACGACAACCTCGAAGGCGCCCAGGCCGCCTATGCCGAGGGAGTTTCAAAACTATTGGAAGTGGGATACCTGCCCATGGGAATTGGCGGGGGCCACGATATCGCCTTTGCCCACTACAAGGGAATCCGGAACCACCTGGGCCCCGGAAAGCACCTGGGCATTGTAAACTTCGATGCGCACTTTGACCTGCGCTCCCCCGGGGATGCGCCGCATTCGGGAAGCCCGTTCTTCCAGGTGGCCCGAACCTGCCAGCAGGAGGGCCTGGATTTTCACTACGCCTGCATCGGTGTGCGGCGGGATGCCAACCCCCAGGTACTCTGGGACCGTGCCAGAGAATTTTCCGTGTGCACAATTGAACGGGAAAGCCTGACCCCGGACCAGCTGTCCGGGCATTGCAGGACACTGCGGAAATTCCTCAAACCGCTGGATGCGGTATACCTGACCATCGACCTGGACGGGTTCTCATCCGCCTATGCGCCGGGGGTGAGCGCGGCCTCCCCCATGGGGTACGCGCCTATGGAAATCGCGCCCCTGCTGGATGTGGTGCTCAACAGCGGGAAACTCATCGGCCTGGATATCGCCGAACTCAACCCGGCACACGACCAGGACGGCCAGACGGTTGCGCTGGCCGGCAGCCTGGTCCACCGGATCCTGCACTTTCCGGGACTATTTTAG
- a CDS encoding Crp/Fnr family transcriptional regulator, with protein sequence MSKEELKAVSDSKVSRKIKKGEIIFDEGEKLAGVYCVRDGVSKLSKLSENGKDQIVKLASKGQVLGQRSVVAEESANLSATAVNDMEICFIPREAITDTLHKNPEFSYEVLQTMAHDLREADDVIVNMSQKSVKQRIAQALLYLRENFGEDGEGYLLLVLSREDIASVVGTATESCIRMLSELRKEGLIKTSGKRLSITDARKLKSLADGF encoded by the coding sequence ATGTCTAAAGAGGAGCTGAAGGCAGTCTCAGATAGCAAGGTGTCCCGTAAGATCAAAAAAGGCGAGATCATCTTTGACGAAGGAGAAAAACTGGCCGGGGTGTACTGCGTCCGGGACGGTGTTTCCAAGCTTTCCAAGCTGAGTGAAAATGGGAAAGACCAGATCGTCAAACTGGCCAGCAAGGGCCAGGTCCTCGGGCAGCGATCCGTGGTAGCCGAAGAATCGGCCAATCTGAGCGCCACGGCGGTCAACGACATGGAGATTTGTTTTATCCCCCGGGAAGCCATCACCGATACGTTGCACAAGAACCCCGAGTTCAGCTACGAGGTGTTGCAAACCATGGCACACGACCTCCGCGAGGCCGACGATGTGATTGTGAATATGTCCCAGAAGTCCGTCAAACAACGGATCGCCCAGGCGCTTCTCTACCTCCGGGAGAATTTCGGGGAGGACGGGGAAGGCTACCTGCTGTTGGTGCTTTCCAGGGAGGATATCGCCAGCGTGGTTGGGACGGCCACCGAATCCTGCATCCGGATGCTCTCCGAACTGCGCAAGGAAGGGCTGATCAAAACTTCAGGGAAACGCCTTTCCATTACCGATGCGCGTAAACTCAAATCCCTGGCAGACGGATTTTAA
- the hutI gene encoding imidazolonepropionase, producing MDRKTQSKANPETHAGPDAEGHGQGGQPVLHLVGPFAQLLPMSGLPLKGALPDTSLTVLERAGILMEGSRVRAIGPFDQMEQEARRMRATITRLPGNQVALPGLVDAHTHSCFAGSRARDYALRNSGRSYLEIAEAGGGIWDTVTATRKATPEQLRNLLRDRCRRFAADGITTLEVKSGYGLSVEEELKMLRVIAETAADVSQDIIPTCLAAHSMPRDFDGSAGEYLEQIAEELLPVLLKEGLARRVDAFVEQSAFSPDQILPYLETARRLGYDITIHADQFTTGGSEVAIRCGARSADHLEASGPAEIAALAKSDVVATALPGATLGLGCGYTPARALLDAGAALAIASDYNPGSAPMGDLLTQAALLGPAEKISHAEIFAGITFRAAAALGLDDRGALAPGMLADFVLFDTDHYNEILYHQGRLRPSAVWKSGRRIPDSNGKN from the coding sequence ATGGACCGAAAAACACAATCGAAAGCAAACCCGGAAACCCATGCGGGCCCGGATGCCGAAGGGCATGGGCAAGGGGGGCAACCCGTCCTGCACCTGGTGGGGCCCTTTGCACAGCTGCTCCCGATGAGCGGGCTTCCCCTCAAGGGTGCCTTGCCGGACACTTCCCTGACCGTACTGGAACGGGCGGGGATCCTGATGGAAGGCAGCCGGGTCCGGGCTATCGGGCCTTTTGACCAGATGGAACAGGAGGCGCGGCGGATGCGGGCTACTATCACCCGGCTTCCCGGGAACCAGGTGGCCCTGCCCGGGCTTGTCGATGCCCATACGCACAGTTGCTTTGCCGGCAGCCGTGCCCGGGATTACGCCTTGCGCAACAGCGGGCGTTCCTACCTGGAAATCGCCGAAGCCGGGGGTGGGATCTGGGATACGGTAACCGCCACGCGCAAAGCCACTCCTGAACAGCTTCGCAATTTGCTCAGGGATCGGTGCCGGCGCTTCGCTGCAGACGGCATCACCACCCTGGAGGTCAAAAGCGGTTACGGGCTGTCGGTAGAAGAAGAACTCAAGATGCTCCGCGTCATTGCCGAAACCGCTGCAGACGTTTCCCAGGATATCATCCCGACCTGCCTGGCGGCGCACAGTATGCCCCGGGATTTTGACGGTTCGGCCGGGGAATACCTGGAGCAGATCGCCGAGGAATTACTGCCCGTACTGCTGAAAGAAGGACTCGCCCGGCGGGTGGATGCCTTTGTGGAACAAAGCGCGTTTTCCCCGGACCAGATCCTGCCCTACCTGGAAACGGCTCGTCGCCTCGGTTACGACATCACCATTCACGCGGACCAGTTCACGACCGGGGGCAGTGAGGTTGCCATCCGATGCGGCGCGCGGAGTGCCGACCACCTGGAGGCCAGCGGCCCGGCCGAGATTGCCGCCCTGGCCAAAAGCGACGTGGTGGCCACGGCCCTCCCCGGTGCCACCCTGGGACTGGGCTGCGGGTACACCCCTGCACGGGCACTGCTGGATGCAGGAGCCGCGCTGGCCATCGCCAGCGACTACAACCCGGGTTCGGCCCCCATGGGCGACCTGCTTACCCAGGCGGCACTGCTCGGGCCCGCCGAGAAGATCTCCCACGCCGAAATTTTTGCCGGGATTACCTTCCGGGCGGCCGCAGCCCTGGGCCTGGACGACCGCGGGGCGCTTGCCCCGGGGATGCTCGCCGACTTCGTCCTCTTTGACACGGACCACTACAACGAAATCCTCTATCACCAGGGACGGCTCAGGCCTTCCGCCGTGTGGAAAAGCGGCCGGCGCATCCCGGACTCGAATGGCAAAAATTAG
- a CDS encoding homogentisate 1,2-dioxygenase, whose product MPLYHKLGKIPHKRHTTFRKDDGSLHYEQLFGTIGFDGMSSLLYHLHRPTQVKSIDKTLDVAPRAAVSKHIQSRLLKGLELPPKDDYLDSRTVVLFNRDVHIGLAAPRNSQTGYFYKNADADELLFVHQGSGVLKTFLGEIPFEYGDYLLIPRGMIYQIHFDGPDNRLFTVESYHPIYTPKRYRNWFGQHLEHSPYCERDFKLPQNLQTHDEKGEFLIKIKKEGQLHHLVYATHPFDVVGWDGYNFPYGFSIHDFEPITGRVHQPPPVHQTFETGAFVVCSFVPRLYDYHPESIPAPYNHSNIDSDEVLYYVDGDFMSRKGIDRGYISLHPAGIPHGPHPGTYEASIGKKGTEELAVMVDTFKPLQLTQAALDLDDGKYYQSWLE is encoded by the coding sequence ATGCCCTTATACCATAAACTGGGGAAGATTCCCCACAAACGCCACACGACCTTCCGGAAGGACGACGGCAGCCTGCATTACGAGCAGCTGTTCGGCACCATCGGCTTCGACGGGATGTCCTCCCTGTTGTACCACCTGCACCGCCCCACCCAGGTAAAATCCATCGATAAAACGCTGGATGTCGCCCCGCGGGCCGCCGTGTCGAAACACATCCAGTCGCGCCTGCTCAAAGGCCTGGAGCTGCCCCCTAAGGACGATTACCTGGACAGCCGCACGGTGGTCCTCTTTAACCGGGATGTCCACATCGGGCTGGCGGCCCCCAGGAACTCCCAAACCGGGTATTTTTACAAGAATGCCGATGCGGATGAGCTGTTGTTCGTCCACCAGGGTTCCGGGGTGCTGAAAACATTTCTCGGGGAAATCCCCTTTGAATACGGCGATTACCTGCTGATCCCCCGTGGGATGATCTACCAGATCCACTTTGACGGCCCGGATAACCGGCTGTTCACCGTGGAATCCTACCACCCGATCTACACGCCTAAACGCTATCGGAACTGGTTCGGGCAACACCTGGAGCACTCGCCGTACTGCGAACGGGATTTCAAACTGCCGCAGAACCTGCAAACCCACGACGAAAAGGGGGAGTTCCTGATCAAAATCAAAAAGGAAGGGCAACTGCACCACCTGGTGTACGCCACCCATCCCTTCGACGTGGTTGGCTGGGACGGTTACAACTTCCCGTACGGGTTTTCAATCCACGATTTTGAACCGATCACGGGCCGGGTCCACCAACCCCCGCCCGTCCACCAGACCTTTGAGACGGGCGCTTTTGTGGTTTGCTCCTTTGTCCCCAGGTTGTACGACTACCACCCGGAATCCATCCCGGCCCCGTACAACCACTCCAACATCGATTCCGATGAGGTCCTGTACTATGTGGACGGGGATTTTATGAGCCGGAAAGGGATCGACCGGGGGTACATTTCCCTGCACCCGGCCGGAATTCCCCATGGCCCGCATCCGGGCACCTACGAAGCGAGTATCGGTAAAAAGGGTACGGAAGAACTGGCCGTGATGGTCGACACCTTCAAGCCGCTCCAACTCACCCAGGCGGCCCTGGACCTGGACGACGGCAAATACTATCAATCCTGGCTCGAGTAG
- a CDS encoding urocanate hydratase produces the protein MKTNTPNTLTDFQKAIRAGIPDTLPPPRERNPEVPHAPVRKDILDPEEKKLALRNALRYFPSEWHAELAPEFAGELRQYGRIYMYRFRPEYRMVARPIDAYPAKIPEAAAIMLMIQNNLDPEVAQHPDELITYGGNGAVFQNWAQYLLTMQYLSEMTEAQTLHMYSGHPMGLFPSSPDAPRVVVTNGMMIPNYSRPDDWERFNALGVTQYGQMTAGSYMYIGPQGIVHGTTITVLNAFRRVLPEATDFAGRVFLTAGLGGMSGAQPKAGNIAGCVTVCAEVNPAAARKRHQQGWVDELLEDLDALAARTRQAIAGREVVSLAYLGNVVDVWERFADEDIPVTLGSDQTSLHNPWAGGYYPAGMSFEAANRMMAEEPEKFREKVRESLRRHVTAINRHTQKGTYFFDYGNAFLLEAYRAGADIQGADGKEFRYPSYVQDILGPLCFDFGFGPFRWVCTSGNPEDLRITDQIAREVMEAQLQDAPESIRGQLRDNIRWISRAEENALVVGSQARILYADAEGRIAIARAFNEAIADGRLQAPVVLGRDHHDVSGTDSPFRETSNIYDGSRFTADMAIHNVIGDSFRGATWVSIHNGGGVGWGEVVNGGFGLVLDGTPAAEKRLANMLFFDVNNGIARRSWARNPEAMQALNREIGRSPGLSVRLPQLVDEAILNDLF, from the coding sequence ATGAAGACAAATACCCCGAATACGCTGACGGATTTCCAGAAGGCCATCCGGGCCGGTATCCCGGATACCCTGCCACCGCCGCGGGAAAGAAACCCGGAGGTTCCCCATGCCCCCGTCCGGAAAGACATCCTGGACCCGGAGGAAAAGAAGCTCGCCCTGCGGAATGCGCTGCGCTACTTCCCATCGGAATGGCACGCGGAACTCGCCCCGGAATTCGCCGGGGAATTGCGGCAATACGGCCGCATCTACATGTACCGCTTCCGACCGGAATACCGGATGGTGGCCCGGCCCATCGATGCCTATCCCGCTAAAATCCCGGAAGCGGCAGCCATCATGCTGATGATCCAGAACAACCTGGACCCGGAGGTGGCCCAGCACCCGGACGAGCTGATCACCTACGGGGGCAACGGGGCCGTATTCCAGAACTGGGCGCAATACCTGCTCACCATGCAATACCTCTCGGAAATGACCGAGGCCCAGACACTGCACATGTACTCCGGCCACCCGATGGGCCTGTTCCCATCCTCTCCCGACGCCCCGCGCGTGGTGGTCACCAATGGGATGATGATCCCGAATTATTCCCGTCCGGACGACTGGGAGCGCTTCAATGCCCTGGGGGTGACCCAATACGGCCAGATGACGGCCGGCTCCTATATGTACATCGGGCCGCAGGGGATCGTCCACGGAACGACAATCACCGTCCTGAATGCCTTTCGGCGGGTCTTGCCCGAAGCAACGGATTTTGCAGGGCGCGTGTTTTTGACTGCCGGCCTCGGGGGGATGAGCGGGGCACAGCCCAAGGCGGGGAATATCGCCGGGTGCGTCACCGTATGCGCGGAGGTCAACCCGGCAGCGGCGCGAAAGCGGCATCAACAGGGATGGGTGGACGAGCTCCTCGAAGACCTGGATGCCCTTGCGGCGCGTACCCGACAGGCCATTGCAGGCCGGGAGGTAGTGTCCCTGGCCTACCTGGGGAATGTGGTGGACGTGTGGGAGCGCTTTGCGGACGAAGATATCCCGGTAACCCTGGGCAGCGACCAGACCTCCCTGCACAATCCCTGGGCCGGGGGGTATTACCCGGCCGGGATGTCCTTTGAGGCAGCCAACCGGATGATGGCCGAAGAGCCCGAAAAATTCCGGGAAAAAGTTCGCGAATCCCTGAGGCGGCATGTGACAGCCATCAACCGACACACCCAAAAGGGCACTTATTTCTTCGATTACGGAAATGCCTTCCTCCTGGAAGCCTACCGGGCCGGGGCAGACATCCAGGGGGCGGACGGAAAGGAGTTCCGCTACCCCTCCTACGTGCAGGATATCCTGGGGCCCTTGTGTTTCGATTTCGGTTTCGGCCCCTTCCGCTGGGTCTGTACCTCGGGCAACCCGGAAGACCTGAGAATTACCGACCAGATAGCCCGGGAGGTCATGGAAGCCCAGTTGCAGGACGCCCCGGAATCGATCCGCGGCCAACTGCGGGATAACATTCGCTGGATCTCCCGGGCGGAGGAAAATGCGCTCGTGGTCGGATCCCAGGCGCGGATCCTCTATGCAGATGCCGAAGGCCGGATAGCCATAGCCCGGGCATTTAACGAAGCGATTGCCGACGGACGCCTGCAGGCCCCTGTGGTCCTGGGCCGCGACCACCACGATGTGAGCGGAACCGACAGTCCGTTCCGGGAAACCAGCAATATCTACGACGGCAGCCGGTTTACCGCCGATATGGCCATCCACAACGTCATCGGGGATTCCTTCCGCGGGGCCACCTGGGTATCCATCCACAACGGGGGCGGCGTGGGCTGGGGCGAAGTGGTCAACGGGGGCTTCGGCCTGGTCCTGGACGGTACGCCCGCGGCGGAGAAGCGATTGGCCAATATGTTGTTTTTTGACGTGAACAACGGCATTGCGCGCCGCAGCTGGGCCCGCAACCCGGAGGCCATGCAGGCCCTCAATCGGGAAATCGGGCGGAGCCCGGGCCTTTCGGTACGTCTGCCGCAACTTGTGGATGAGGCAATTTTAAACGACCTTTTCTGA
- a CDS encoding NAD(P)/FAD-dependent oxidoreductase, which produces MNIPKTEYPRIVLVGGGFAGIALAKRMKGLPVQLVVIDRQNYHNFQPLLYQVSTGGLEPDSIAYPIRKILKRLDNMYFRWAEAESVDPARGVLRTDKGEITYDYLILATGTRTNYFGNDQMRDFALPMKTIPQALNIRSLALQNLEEAEYTEDQAERRALMNFCIIGAGPTGVELAGAFAELKRHVFPRDYKHLAVDEMEINLFEGADRVLPPMSETASRKSREFLESLGVRIHLDTFVDTYDGRLLTTKDRREFRTANCIWTAGVTGALLPGFPEGSTDSRTGRLLVDELNRVRGYGSVFAIGDIALMRTDDYPEGHPQMAQPALQQGAHLADNLERLLKGREMQPFNYKDKGSMATIGRNKAVVDLPGYQFGGFAAWFIWMFIHLMSLVGFRNKVVVFFNWVYNYINYDKAARLIVRPFTKKKRKETQYAGK; this is translated from the coding sequence ATGAACATCCCGAAGACCGAATATCCCCGCATCGTCCTGGTCGGTGGCGGGTTTGCAGGCATCGCCCTGGCCAAACGGATGAAAGGGCTGCCGGTGCAGCTCGTGGTGATCGACCGGCAGAACTACCACAATTTTCAACCGCTGCTGTACCAGGTATCCACCGGGGGTCTGGAGCCTGACAGCATCGCCTATCCGATACGCAAAATCCTCAAGCGCCTGGACAATATGTACTTTCGCTGGGCCGAAGCCGAGTCGGTGGACCCGGCACGGGGCGTACTTCGGACAGACAAAGGAGAGATTACCTACGATTACCTGATCCTGGCAACCGGTACCCGGACGAACTATTTCGGAAACGACCAGATGCGGGACTTTGCCCTGCCCATGAAGACGATCCCCCAGGCACTGAATATCCGCAGCCTGGCCCTTCAGAACCTGGAAGAGGCCGAATACACCGAGGATCAGGCTGAGCGCCGCGCCCTGATGAATTTTTGCATTATCGGCGCAGGGCCGACCGGGGTGGAACTCGCCGGGGCTTTTGCCGAACTTAAACGGCATGTATTCCCCCGGGATTACAAACACCTGGCCGTGGATGAAATGGAGATCAACCTGTTTGAGGGGGCGGACCGGGTGCTTCCCCCCATGAGCGAAACCGCTTCCCGAAAATCCCGGGAATTCCTGGAGTCCCTGGGGGTGCGCATCCATCTGGACACCTTTGTGGACACCTACGACGGCCGGCTCCTGACCACCAAGGACAGGCGGGAATTCCGCACGGCCAATTGCATCTGGACGGCGGGGGTGACCGGGGCGCTCCTCCCCGGTTTCCCGGAGGGCTCCACCGATTCCCGTACGGGCCGCCTGCTGGTGGACGAGCTGAACCGCGTCCGCGGATACGGCTCCGTTTTTGCCATCGGGGATATCGCCCTGATGCGTACGGACGACTACCCGGAAGGCCACCCGCAGATGGCCCAGCCTGCCCTGCAGCAGGGGGCGCACCTGGCGGACAACCTGGAAAGGCTCCTTAAAGGCCGGGAAATGCAGCCCTTCAATTACAAGGACAAAGGCAGCATGGCTACCATCGGCAGGAACAAGGCGGTGGTAGACCTGCCGGGTTACCAGTTCGGGGGCTTTGCCGCCTGGTTTATCTGGATGTTCATCCACCTGATGTCCCTGGTGGGGTTCCGCAACAAGGTGGTGGTCTTCTTCAACTGGGTATACAACTACATCAACTACGACAAGGCAGCCCGCCTGATTGTCCGGCCCTTCACGAAAAAAAAGAGAAAGGAAACTCAATACGCCGGAAAATAA